Proteins co-encoded in one Clarias gariepinus isolate MV-2021 ecotype Netherlands chromosome 13, CGAR_prim_01v2, whole genome shotgun sequence genomic window:
- the gjb10 gene encoding gap junction protein beta 10, whose translation MNWAFLQGLLSGVNKYSTAFGRIWLSVVFVFRIMVFVVAAEKVWGDDQKDFTCNTAQPGCHNVCYDFFFPISHIRLWALQLIFVTCPSLLVVLHVAYREDRERKHRAKHGDTCDRLYQNTGKKRGGLWWTYVLSLVFKMAVDCTFVFLVYYLYEGYDFPTLVKCSEVPCPNVVDCFISRPTEKRIFTLFMVGTSVICILLSLCEILYLVCKRCYEGILKRLGNRQAARATSIHNVKNTDTLLERNPMMGKVPTYTVSIS comes from the coding sequence ATGAACTGGGCATTCCTCCAGGGTCTCCTAAGCGGGGTCAACAAATATTCCACAGCATTTGGGCGCATCTGGCTCTCTGTGGTCTTTGTGTTCCGCATCATGGTGTTCGTGGTGGCTGCAGAGAAGGTTTGGGGTGATGACCAGAAGGATTTCACGTGTAACACAGCGCAGCCAGGCTGCCACAACGTATGCTACGACTTCTTTTTCCCCATCTCTCACATTCGCCTGTGGGCACTGCAGTTGATCTTCGTGACGTGTCCATCACTGCTGGTGGTGCTGCACGTGGCCTACCGCGAGGATCGTGAGCGCAAACACCGCGCCAAACATGGCGACACCTGTGATCGGCTTTACCAGAATACGGGCAAGAAGCGTGGAGGACTCTGGTGGACCTACGTTCTTTCACTTGTCTTCAAAATGGCTGTAGATTGTACCTTTGTCTTCCTGGTGTACTATCTGTATGAGGGATATGACTTCCCGACGCTGGTGAAGTGCTCGGAGGTGCCGTGCCCAAATGTTGTGGATTGCTTCATCTCGAGGCCCACCGAGAAGAGGATCTTCACACTCTTCATGGTGGGCACCAGTGTAATCTGCATCCTGCTCTCGCTCTGTGAGATCCTCTACCTGGTGTGCAAGCGATGCTATGAGGGCATCCTGAAACGCTTAGGTAACAGGCAGGCGGCTCGTGCCACTTCCATCCACAATGTCAAGAACACAG